The following proteins are encoded in a genomic region of Cryptococcus gattii WM276 chromosome I, complete sequence:
- a CDS encoding mRNA binding protein, putative (Similar to TIGR gene model, INSD accession AAW46045.1): protein MTSKVYLGRLPPGLQKADVEEHFKGFRIQDVRLMGTFGFVEFDSPRDAEDAVHEFNGKPLLGESIVVEPTRESRRRDPYEQPRPRPSRRGVRINVSGFSSATSWQDLKDYGRLGGNTIIYADVDKRNPGHGVIEYRNMEEAQEAIRRLAGVDINGAPVTLEIAPAEAEFDRDFDRRPPPPRDYDDRRAPRDYYDRPPPRDYYDRPPRRHDDRRGPRDYNDRRAPRDRDYYDDRRAPRDYDRREDRYPARERSPRRDYPPRDDDRRRDDIPSPVGP from the exons ATGACATCCAAAGTCTATCTTGGTCGGCTTCCCCCAG GGCTCCAAAAGGCTGACGTCGAGGAG CATTTCAAAGGCTTCCGCATCCAGGATGTCCGATTGATGGGTACTTTCGGATTCGTCGAATTCGACTCTCCTAGG GATGCTGAAGATGCTGTCCATGAATTTAACGGCAAACCGCTTCTGGGTGAAAG TATTGTAGTCGAACCCACACGAGAGAGCCGCAGGCGAGACCCTTACGAGCAACC TCGTCCTCGACCTTCTCGTCGCGGCGTGCGAATCAATGTCTCAGGATTCTCAAGTGCAACAAGCTGGCAG GATCTCAAAGACTATGGCCGTTTGGGTGGAAACACTATCATTTACGCCGACGTTGACAAGAGGAACCCTGGTCATGG TGTGATTGAGTACCGCAACATGGAAGAGGCTCAGGAAGCTATCAGGAGACTCGCCGGCGTCGACATCAACGGTGCCCCTGTTACCCTTGAAATC GCTCCCGCTGAAGCCGAATTTGACCGGGACTTCGACCGTCGACCTCCACCCCCTCGTGATTACGATGACCGTCGTGCTCCACGAGATTACTATGATCGACCTCCTCCCAGAGATTACTACGACCGTCCTCCCCGTCGCCACGACGACCGCCGAGGCCCTCGAGACTATAATGACCGTCGTGCTCCTAGGGACCGGGACTACTATGACGATCGTCGAGCTCCTCGTGACTATGACCGTCGGGAAGACCGTTACCCTGCTCGAGAACGTTCGCCTCGCAGGGATTATCCTCCAAGAGATGACGACAGGAGGCGAGACGA TATCCCCTCTCCCGTTGGGCCTTAA
- a CDS encoding vacuole protein, putative (Similar to TIGR gene model, INSD accession AAW46046.1): MTENKPSKLPVSKTRRSLCSRPHNGPESPDSLVQRKFAVIIVFALSIWSFYVIVGRVCTPMIRNRSASDLGRSVGAGTLVGFVILWLFFSWSYIKMIATSPGYARDRINKSLPPDPANYPQPYAFNPHTMQPNQEEGPDPSTWAPTMNLATQAIDDWQPDSSPEPFMSHAPRAGVKDKPKKGVKDWREVQRPVPHVDYVPRWCRFCEIVKPDRTHHCRHCGTCVMQFDHHCLWIGQCVGWANHKFFIIFNLWTTLYSFYIMILLIITEARSNSMDGQMIALIVVAAIFGLFAVTMLLTHVQLILSGRTTVESFAARDQREREDALLQTEYGYFWHNMEKRKVRKKWKEEWGGSPVDGRWRYGTRMDRWKEEMGISPLGWILPIGNPQGDGLYFKSNPKFGPHGEWLKKRDWPTELSSV, from the exons ATGACAGAAAATAAGCCTTCTAAACTGCCAGTGTCCAAGACTCGGCGTTCGTTGTGCTCTCGCCCTCACAATGGACCTGAATCTCCAGATTCTCTAGTACAGAGGAAATTCGCTGTAAT CATCGTCTTTGCTTTATCAATCTGGTCCTTCTATGTCATTGTTGGAAGGGTGTGCACCCCTATGATCCGCAATCGGTCAGCCTCGGACTTGGGTCGAAGCGTTGGTG CCGGTACGCTGGTTGGATTTGTCATTTTATGGCTCTTTTTCTCGTGGAGTTATATTAAG ATGATTGCCACCTCCCCAGGGTACGCTAGAGAC AGAATAAACAAGTCTTTGCCCCCTGACCCAGCCAACTATCCCCAACCTTACGCCTTTAATCCCCACACCATGCAGCCCaatcaagaagaagggccTGATCCTTCTACTTGGGCACCTACAATGAATCTTGCAACTCAAGCTATTGATGACTGGCAACCCGACTCATCTCCTGAACCTTTTATGAGTCATGCGCCACGCGCCGGGGTCAAAGACAAACCAAAGAAAGGTGTGAAAGATTGGCGTGAGGTACAAAGGCCTGTCCCCCACGTTGATTATGTACCGAGATGGTGTCGTTTTTGTGAGATCGTGAAGCCAGATAGAACACATCACTGTCGCCATTGTGGCACATGCGTGATGCAGTTTGATC ATCATTGCCTATGGATCGGGCAATGCGTGGGATGGGCAAACCATAAA TTCTTCATCATATTCAATTTGTGGACTACTCTCTACAGTTTCTACATCATGATCTTGCTTATAATCACGGAAGCCAGATCAAATAGTATGGATGGACAAATGATTGCACTGATTGTCGT AGCTGCTATATTTGGGCTTTTCGCTGTCACAATGCTTTTGACTCACGTTCAGCTCATTTTAAGTGGTCGGACAACGGTGGAAAGTTTCGCAGCTCGCGATCAACGTGAACGAGAGGACGCCCTCCTTCAGACGGAGTACGGTTACTTTTGGCACAACATGGAGAAACGCAAAGTGCGAAAAAAGtggaaggaagagtggGGTGGATCGCCAGTCgatggaagatggagataTGGTACAAGAATGGATagatggaaggaagaaatggGCATCAGTCCTTTAGGATGGATAC TGCCGATCGGTAACCCACAAGGGGATGGTCTTTACTTTAAGTCCAATCCAAAGTTTGGACCACATGGGGAGTggctgaagaagagagacTGGCCTACGGAATTATCTTCTGTATAG
- a CDS encoding uncharacterized protein (Similar to SGTC gene model, INSD accession EAL18429.1) has translation MEDLGLSRDEFVRILGNHPSLHRSVTRSECHSQITANLPLSCGREDDEGQVSESNRRAIAISFTLCSMQSALQPLPNECLPWWQLSEPPVRKPSRIISVWHPTSPGENDHQALCLGQVLLCPQDWNSYNTFLSDAGEFGYPANQTKNKNSSVAAQLCHVLRGQQEIAQARELYTNATMEKIAFLKHLKDRDQDRLQREAKLEEYLEHQYTELQATSRELRTAYHKMQLVIDRYEFLSTSLDQSIQSLSTGRESLWENVQENIQYQTALAGQLFAKEVHQLQHMLSEKLTAQLGGITNQYGAALSAQTETADTFMKSLQYEMKNYLSDLTTQQTAQMATLQDSWEILTYQTSRLVRDMQTLGTGAEVLQGVLEQSHDIAISTKVSQELAAARLQASAEQAQRLSTSLNETEGRMDVMLTMFEARQQQLGRSWRWSPSLFACGSCIDIAGPGQVGLCSDRLPRFTGDVGYMLAGHMLHGIRYGLSFRNITSWNEKALCAGIRTGDREPTTR, from the exons ATGGAAG ATCTTGGGCTCTCGAGGGACGAGTTCGTGCGTATATTGGGAAATCACC CGTCTTTACATAGATCTGTCACCCGTTCAGAATGTCATAGCCAAATAACAGCTAACTTACCCCTTTCATGTGGCAGAGAAGACGATGAAGGGCAAGTATCAGAATCAAATAGGAGAGCTA TCGCCATATCCTTCACACTTTGTTCAATGCAGTCGGCATTGCAACCTCTTCCCAACGAATGCCTGCCTTGGTGGCAGTTGTCGGAACCTCCAGTGAGAAAACCAAGCAGGATAATATCAGTCTGGCATCCCACATCCCCCGGGGAAAATGATCACCAAGCTTTGTGTTTAGGGCAAGTTCTTCTTTG TCCTCAAGACTGGAATAGCTATAACACATTCCTGAGTGATGCTGGTGAGTTCGGATATCCAGCTAATCAAACAAAGAACAAGAACTCATCTGTCGCAGCCCAGCTTTGTCACGTTTTGCGAGGTCAACAGGAAATTGCTCAAGCTCGAGAGCTTTATACCAACGCTACAATGGAAAAAATCGCTTTCTTGAAGCATCTTAAAGATAGAGACCAGGATCGTCTACAACGTGAGGCCAAACTTGAAGAATACCTTGAACACCAATACACT GAGCTTCAAGCAACTTCAAGGGAGCTAAGGACAGCATACCATAAAATGCAACTTGTAATTGATCGTTACGAATTTCTTTCAACATCACTGGATCAATCCATTCAAAGTTTGAGTACAGGGAGGGAGAGCCTGTGGGAAAATGTTCAAGAAAACATCCAATACCAAACCGCTTTAGCTGGTCAGCTTTTCGCAAAAGAGGTGCACCAGCTTCAACACATGTTATCTGAGAAG CTGACTGCCCAACTCGGAGGTATCACTAATCAA TATGGAGCTGCATTGAGCGCGCAAACAGAAACCGCCGATACATTCATGAAATCGCTTCAATACGAAATGAAAAATTACCTGAGCGATTTGACGACTCAACAAACTGCTCAAATG GCAACTCTTCAGGATTCCTGGGAGATATTGACGTACCAGACTAGTCGTTTGGTCAGG GATATGCAAACTCTTGGAACAGGTGCTGAGGTTCTACAAGGAGTATTAGAGCAATCGCATGACATAGCAATCAGTACCAAGGTATCGCAAGAATTGGCTGCAGCTCGTCTCCAAGCCAGTGCAGAACAAGCGCAAAGGCTATCAACCAGTCTCAATGAGACCGAAGGTCGGATGGACGTAATGTTAACAATGTTCGAAGCAAGACAGCAGCAGCTGGGTCGAAGTTGGCGCTGGTCCCCCTCTCTCTTTGCCTGTGG CTCCTGCATTGATATCGCTGGGCCAGGGCAAGTTGGACTTTGCAGCGATAGGCTGCCGAGGTTTACTGGTGACGTTGGATATATGTTGGCAGGTCATATGTTACATG GTATCCGCTACGGCTTGTCTTTTCGTAATATCACGAGCTGGAATGAAAAAGCTCTTTGCGCCGGCATTAGAACAGGCGATCGGGAACCGACCACAAGATAA
- a CDS encoding Cell division cycle protein 48, putative (Similar to TIGR gene model, INSD accession AAW46047.1) → MADDPSRPVQDDSTATAILRQKRSPNRLVVDESPSDDNSVAILHPNTMEALGLFRGDTIIVRGKRRRDTVLICLSQDDIEEGKVAMNKVARGNCAIKLGDLVHVAAANDIKYGKRIHVLPFADSIEGLSGNLFDVYLRPYFLEAYRPVRKGDVFQVRGGMRTVDFKVVEVDPSPYCIVASETVIHTEGDPLDREAEEATLNDVGYDDLGGCRKQLAQIRELVELPLRHPQLFKAIGIKPPRGILMYGPPGTGKTLMARAVANETGAFFFLINGPEIMSKMAGESESNLRKAFEEAEKNSPSIIFIDELDSIAPKREKANGEVERRVVSQLLTLMDGLKARSNVVVMAATNRPNSIDPALRRFGRFDREVDIGIPDPTGRLEILRIHTKNMKLSDDVDLEQIAADTHGYVGADMASLCSEAAMQQIREKMDLIDLDEDTIDAEVLDSLGVTMENFRFALGVNNPSALRETVVEIPTTTWNDIGGLDKVKRELQETVQFPVEHPEKFLKYGMSPSKGVLFYGPPGTGKTLLAKAIANECQANFISIKGPELLTMWFGESEANVRDVFDKARAAAPCVMFFDELDSIAKSRGSSAGDGGGSSDRVLNQILTEMDGMNAKKNVFIIGATNRPDQIDSALLRPGRLDQLIYIPLPDEESRLSILKATLRKSPIDPRVDLDFLAKNTAGFSGADLTEICQRAAKLAIRASIDSDIRKERERNEKAEAAGQDVELIDEENEEDEVPAITVEHFEEAMRYARRSVSDADIRRYEMFSTTLQQSRSFGSNFKFPESGQTDNAAAGATFQNEADDDDLYA, encoded by the exons ATGGCTGACGACCCTTCTCGC CCCGTTCAGGATGACTCTACCGCCACCGCTATTTTAAGGCAAAAGCGATC TCCTAACCGCCTTGTGGTTGACGAGAGTCCTTCAGATGACAACAGTGTTGCCATCTTGCACCCTAATACCATGGAGGCCCTTGGTCTCTTCCG AGGTGATACAATCATTG TCCGTGGCAAGCGAAGGAGGGACACTGTTCTTATTTGCTTGAGTCAAGACGACATAGAAGAGGGCAAGGTTGCCATGAACAAGG TCGCCCGAGGAAACTGTGCCATCAAGCTCGGTGATTTGGTCCACGTTGCTGCTGCCAACGACATCAAGTACGGCAAGCGTATCCATGTTCTTCCTTTTGCCGACTCTATCGAAG GTCTCTCCGGAAACCTTTTCGACGTCTACCTTCGACCTTACTTCTTGGAGGCTTACCGACCCGTGAGGAAGG GTGACGTGTTTCAGGTCAGGGGCGGTATGCGAACGGTCGATTTCAAGGTTGTCGAAGTTGATCCTTCGCCTTATTGT ATTGTTGCTTCTGAAACT GTGATTCACACTGAGGGTGACCCTCTGGACCGTGAGGCTGAGGAGGCTACCCTTAATGACGTTGGGTACGACGATCTCGGTGGATGTAGGAAGCAGCTTGCTCAG ATCCGAGAACTTGTTGAGCTTCCTTTGCGACACCCTCAACTCTTCAAGGCCATTGGTATCAAACCTCCTCGAGGTATCCTCATGTACGGTCCTCCTGGTACCGGTAAGACCCTCATGGCCCGAGCTGTCGCCAACGAGACCGgtgccttcttcttccttatcAACGGTCCCGAGATCATGTCCAAGATGGCGGGCGAGTCTGAATCCAACCTCCGAAAGGCTTTTGAAGAGGCGGAGAAGAATAGTCCCTCTATTATCTTCATCGACGAACTCGACTCTATTGCTCCTAAGAGAGAAAAGGCGAACGGTGAAGTCGAACGAAGAGTCGTCTCGCAGCTCCTTACTTTGATGGATGGTTTGAAGGCTCGATCTAACGTCGTTGTGATGGCAGCCACCAATCGACCCAACTCTATTGATCCTGCCCTTCGTCGATTTGGTAGATTCGACCGAGAAGTTGACATCGGTATTCCTGACCCCACCGGTCGACTTGAGATCCTTCGAATCCACACCAAGAACATGAAGCTTTCCGATGATGTTGACCTCGAGCAGATCGCTGCCGACACCCACGGTTATGTCGGCGCCGATATGGCTTCGCTCTGTTCTGAAGCCGCCATGCAGCAGATTCGAGAAAAGATGGACCTCATCGACCTCGACGAGGACACTATCGACGCTGAGGTCCTCGATTCTCTTGGTGTTACTATGGAGAACTTCCGTTTCGCTCTCGGTGTCAACAACCCCTCCGCCTTGCGTGAAACTGTTGTTGAGATCCCTACTACCACCTGGAACGATATTGGCGGTTTGGACAAGGTCAAAAGGGAGCTCCAGGAGACTGTTCAGTTCCCTGTCGAACACCCTGAGAAGTTCCTCAAGTATGGCATGTCTCCGTCAAAGGGTGTTCTCTTCTACGGTCCTCCTGGTACCGGTAAAACATTGCTGGCCAAGGC TATTGCCAACGAATGTCAAGCGAACTTCATCTCTATCAAAGGTCCTGAGCTTTTGACCATGTGGTTCGGCGAGTCAGAGGCAAACGTGCGAGATGTCTTCGACAAGGCTCGTGCTGCCGCTCCTTGTGTCATGTTCTTCgatgagcttgactctaTTGCCAAGTCTCGTGGTAGTTCTGCTGGAGACGGTGGTGGTTCTAGCGACCGAGTCCTTAACCAAATTCTT ACTGAAATGGACGGTATGAACGCGAAGAAGA ACGTCTTTATCATTGGTGCTACCAACAGACCGGATCAGATCGACTCCGCTCTCTTGCGTCCTGGACGACTTGATCAG CTTATCTACATCCCCTTGCCTGACGAGGAATCACGTCTTTCTATTCTCAAGGCTACTTTGCGAAAGTCTCCTATCGACCCCCGAGTCGACCTCGATTTCCTTGCCAAGAACACTGCTGGCTTCTCCGGTGCTGATCTTACTGAGATCTGTCAACGTGCTGCCAAGCTTGCCATCCGTGCAAGTATCGACTCTGACATCCGCAAAGAAAGGGAGCGAAATGAAAAGGCTGAGGCTGCTGGTCAGGATGTTGAACTCATCGACGAAGAGAacgaggaggatgaggttCCTGCCATCACTGT TGAACACTTCGAAGAG GCTATGCGTTACGCTCGTCGATCTGTCTCAGATGCCGATATCCGCCGTTACGAGATGTTTAGCACCACCCTTCAACAATCCCGGAGCTTTGGTAGCAACTTCAAG TTCCCTGAGAGTGGACAGACTGACAACGCCGCGGCTGGCGCGACTTTCCAGAATGAGGCGGATGATGACGA CTTGTATGCTTAA
- a CDS encoding uncharacterized protein (Similar to TIGR gene model, INSD accession AAW46048.1) encodes MATILPEQKVLAGSSIPTEFNKLPIEQSPFSSQTPVRNWAHLQNIKPWPIEYSLVFVVDRQTSKVLLGLKRRGMGIGLYNGYGGKPEPGESMLDCAVRELHEESGLVVNRFDLHYKGILLTSRPDPGPQHEKSLLRIHIYACTSWTGTPETTEEMEPKWIDIADLPLEKMWPEARKYVPPLLQSILQDKLNTEMLLARVDYEYLTSVQAPTPLPPLLGLSISFENGDGDDLPMERLSGWWMTFTTARILSLVAGNSGT; translated from the exons ATGGCCACCATACTACCTGAACAAAAAGTACTGGCCGGTTCCAGCATACCCACCGAGTTCAACAAGCTTCCGATTGAGCAGTCGCCATTTTCGAGCCAGACCCCAGTCCGAAACTGGGCACATTTGCAAAATATCAAGCCATGGCCGATTGAGTACAGTCTTGTGTTTGTTGTTGACAGGCAAACGTCAAAA GTGCTATTAGGATTGAAGAGGCGCGGTATGGGAATTGGCCT GTACAATGGCTATGGAGGCAAGCCAGAACCCGGAGAGTCGATGCTGGACTGTGCGGTTCGAGAACTACAT GAAGAGTCAGGTTTGGTTGTAAACAGATTTGATCTTCATTACAAGGGCATTCTCCTTACCAGCCGACCAGATCCTGGTCCTCAGCATGAGAAATCACTCCTAAGGATTCACATATACGCCTGTACTTCTTGGACAGGAACTCCGGAAAC GACGGAGGAAATGGAACCAAAATGGATCGACATCGCGGATCTGCCTTTGGAAAAAATG TGGCCAGAGGCCAGGAAATATGTGCCTCCTCTCTTGCAGTCCATCCTTCAAGATAAATTGAATACAGAGATGCTTCTAGCGCGCGTTGACTATGAGTACCTCACCTCTGTTCAGGCCCCGACACCTTTACCTCCACTGCTTGGACTAAGCATCAGCTTTGAAAAcggagatggagatgattTACCGATGGAGCGACTGAGTGGCTGGTGGATGACATTCACAACAGCACGGATCTTGTCTTTGGTCGCCGGAAACAGTGGAACATAG
- a CDS encoding uncharacterized protein (Similar to SGTC gene model, INSD accession EAL18426.1) produces the protein MADFSAAFSSVPPVTRTILIGLAVVTFPCLLGLTSPASVALLWRRVTHGYEIWRLLTCFFFGGGGFPLLYDFFLIYRNSSSMETDTYHANTAEYAWLHVMMATFILIFNMFIGLPFLFRPLLHAQTYVWCRVNPTVKVSIFGLLTIPTSLYPVALIVLDLLTGGPPKAIGGVMGLLAGHLWWFLSTYVPLYAPSHLRHKNPLATPRFFKSWFLNNNTNRRTFQTAGTSMQAQTSFATSSSRSEAAQEARHRWGGGQQLGGSTL, from the exons ATGGCCGACTTCTCCGCCGCGTTCAGTTCAGTGCCGCCAGTCACCCGCACAATACTCATAGGGCTCGCGGTTGTTACTTT CCCTTGTCTCCTGGGATTGACATCTCCAGCGTCT GTTGCATTACTGTGGAGAAGAGTAACGCATGGATATGAA ATATGGCGCCTTTTGACATGTTTCTTTTTTGGGG GTGGCGGTTTTCCACTGCTATATGATTTCTTCCTCATATACCGAAATTCCTCCTCCATGGAAACAGATACCTA CCACGCTAATACAGCTGAATATGCTTGGCTGCATGTCATGATGGCTACTTTCATCCTT ATATTCAACATGTTCATTGGCCTACCATTTTTGTTCCGCCCCCTTCTCCATGCCCAGACCTATGTTTGGTGCCGTGTAAACCCTACAGTCAAAGTTTCCATATTTGGACTGTTGACAATACCGACCAGCT TGTATCCTGTAGCCCTCATTGTTCTTGATCTGTTAACAGGGGGGCCTCCAAAAGCAATTGGTGGTGTCATGGGACTGTTGGCAGGACACTTATG GTGGTTCCTCTCAACTTATGTCCCCCTCTATGCTCCTTCTCACTTACGCCATAAAAACCCCCTTGCAACTCCTCGCTTCTTCAAATCATGGTTTCTCAATAACAACACCAACAGACGCACATTCCAAACAGCAGGAACAAGTATGCAGGCCCAGACATCCTTTGCAACAAGTAGTTCTCGGTCAGAAGCAGCACAGGAAGCAAGGCATAGGTGGGGTGGGGGACAACAGTTAGGGGGTTCTACTCTTTAG
- a CDS encoding Hypothetical Protein (Similar to TIGR gene model, INSD accession AAW45922.1) has translation MLAATAVPTPSTPNILTASSIAGSSNKWNSSHRSEGLFGQQDNTLNSTTSVTTNMAVITSSSDLYLPLLHPAHQTSTNFNAHQHLPSLQASNRTNATLLHKSKGAYEQPKVYYQSGSTTPHNTYIFTQGLPRSTSSPEDGCIHCMWSYGQHVCDARMGTYNNFIKHLYLHISKSIQRKTEGNNCSCKCQWFACQAWDFNTPSALVNHVRQIHLKTFEESPKLLICLLPLSQPSSCLPLCQSSYIPQYFLTVHPVQKVTFPYYIQKYTGNTHFTRLG, from the exons ATGCTGGCAGCTACAGCAGTCCCCACTCCATCAACCCCAAATATCCTT ACTGCAAGTTCTATAGCTGGATCTTCCAACAAGTGGAATAGTTCCCATAGATCAGAAGGTTTATTTGGTCAGCAAGACAACACTTTGAATTCAACAACATCTGTCACAACAAATATGGCTGTCATcacatcatcatcagaTCTTTACCTgcctctccttcatccaGCCCATCAAACTTCAACAAACTTCAATGCACATCAGCATCTACCATCATTGCAAGCCAGCAACAGGACTAATGCCACCTTGCTACATAAAAGTAAGGGTGCATATGAACAACCCAAAGTTTATTATCAGTCAGGGTCTACTACTCCACATAATACTTATATTTTTACCCAAGGATTGCCAAGAAGCACCTCCTCACCAGAAGATGGTTGTATTCACTGCATGTGGTCCTATGGTCAGCATGTCTGTGATGCCAGAATGGGAACATACAACAATTTCATTAAA CATTTGTATCTTCACATATCCAAGAGCATCCAGAGAAAAACAGAAGGCAACAAT TGTTCATGCAAATGTCAGTGGTTTGCATGCCAGGCTTGGGATTTTAACACTCCTAGTGCACTTGTCAACCATGTCAGACAGATTCATCTTAAAACTTTTG AAGAATCTCCAAAGCTCCTCATATGTCTGCTACCTCTTTCTCAGCCTTCATCTTGTCTACCTCTCTGTCAATCATCATACATTCCTCAATATTTTTTGACTGTTCATCCAGTACAAAAAGTCACCTTTCCATACTATATACAAAAATACACTGGAAATACCCATTTTACCAGATTGGGATGA